From Paenibacillus polymyxa, the proteins below share one genomic window:
- a CDS encoding glycoside hydrolase family 3 protein, translated as MSHETTGIEYLFQDPKIQLDERVRDLVSRLTLEEKIESMLQYQPAIDRLGVAAYKHGTEAAHGIAWLGEATSFPQPVGLACTWDTELMRQIGSVIADEARVYYRRDPKLNGLTLWAPTVDMERDPRWGRNEEAYGEDPYLTGELSKELVKGIQGDHPVYLKAVATLKHFLGNNNEVDRGIGSSSIDPRNLREYYLRAFEKPFTEGGAQSMMTSYNLINGTPATLYHGVNDIVRGEWGMDGFVVSDAGDVMGIVNDHQYYDSHTPGVAESIRAGIDSITDDAELSKQAIREALEQGSLQEEDLDRALFHTFRVRFRLGEFDPAADNPYASIGEEALMTEQARELSLRAAREQIVLLKNEQELLPLNPAQCGKVAVIGLHGNEVFRDWYSGTLPYRVTPLEAIRAKLESGGAEERVVYSDAKDRVTLTASTDGAKLIVNSSGDMRLSQDGEPTVLTVTDWGYGSVTLHDEHLGTYVTSDEETLRVTAAEAYGWYVKEVFGLTPVEQGEHLWTTWNGKRVIAGTEGSLKVMESATPASNVTDSDRTTFRIETVSDGLAEAITAAQAADTAIVFVGNHPLINGKEENDRPGLELAASQQRLIEEVYRVNPNTIVVLTGSYPFAIPWLQEHIPAIVYTSHAGQEHGTAIADVLFGDYAPAGRLNMTWVQNEDQLGDIRDYDIIRGGRTYQYFEGEPLYPFGHGLTYSPFEYSDLHTDAHKDNVKSMATLDAADTIQVWVDVTNRGEAAGEEVVQLYVRSEASRVKRPLKTLCGFQRIRLEPGETRTVSFTVRVKDWAIWDVTRDCYCVESGEYTLLAGASSADIRLEHPVYVRGEVIPPRQAGPRIRAENFDDCFDILLDESKEQKEACVRPRSAQRSGWIAFHGVDMNTVSVAEFQCRVSGNSSDAAIELHLDGPDSQAVARINVGNTGGAQAWVTLSEKVQSASGIRDVYLSLSGEVRLGHFTLGARDPEGSGFQA; from the coding sequence TTGAGTCATGAAACAACGGGTATCGAATATTTATTTCAAGATCCGAAGATTCAACTAGATGAGCGTGTACGGGATCTCGTGTCGCGACTAACCTTAGAGGAAAAGATCGAATCTATGCTGCAATACCAGCCGGCCATTGACCGTTTGGGAGTTGCAGCATACAAGCACGGTACGGAAGCGGCACACGGGATAGCCTGGTTGGGAGAGGCCACTTCATTTCCTCAGCCTGTGGGTTTGGCCTGTACTTGGGATACGGAGTTAATGCGTCAGATCGGCTCTGTTATTGCAGATGAGGCGCGTGTCTACTATCGTCGTGATCCAAAATTGAACGGTCTTACCCTGTGGGCGCCTACAGTGGATATGGAGCGTGACCCAAGATGGGGAAGGAATGAGGAGGCCTACGGCGAAGACCCGTATTTGACGGGAGAATTGTCGAAGGAGTTAGTCAAGGGGATCCAGGGTGATCATCCGGTATATTTGAAAGCGGTTGCGACGTTAAAACATTTTCTAGGTAACAATAATGAAGTGGACCGGGGTATTGGCTCCTCCAGCATAGACCCACGAAACCTGCGAGAATATTATCTAAGAGCATTTGAGAAGCCTTTTACGGAGGGCGGAGCCCAGTCGATGATGACTTCTTACAACTTGATTAACGGAACGCCTGCTACGTTATACCATGGTGTTAACGATATTGTCAGAGGCGAATGGGGAATGGACGGCTTTGTCGTAAGTGATGCGGGTGATGTGATGGGGATTGTAAACGACCATCAATATTACGATTCCCATACGCCGGGCGTGGCTGAATCTATTCGTGCAGGAATTGACAGCATTACCGATGATGCAGAGCTCTCCAAGCAGGCGATTCGAGAAGCTTTGGAGCAGGGCTCGCTACAAGAAGAGGACTTGGATCGGGCATTGTTCCATACGTTCCGTGTTCGTTTTCGTTTGGGGGAATTTGATCCGGCGGCAGACAATCCCTATGCCTCCATCGGGGAGGAGGCGTTAATGACAGAGCAAGCCCGTGAATTGTCGTTGCGTGCGGCGAGGGAGCAGATCGTACTGCTCAAAAATGAGCAGGAACTTTTGCCATTGAACCCTGCCCAGTGTGGCAAAGTAGCGGTCATTGGTTTACATGGCAATGAGGTGTTCCGCGACTGGTATTCCGGTACGCTGCCTTACCGGGTTACACCGCTGGAGGCGATTCGTGCCAAGCTGGAAAGCGGGGGCGCGGAGGAACGTGTCGTGTACTCCGATGCCAAAGATCGTGTGACCTTGACGGCATCGACTGATGGCGCGAAGCTCATAGTTAATTCTTCTGGCGATATGCGCTTGTCCCAGGATGGAGAGCCAACGGTATTGACCGTGACAGATTGGGGCTATGGCAGCGTAACGCTGCATGATGAACATCTGGGTACCTATGTGACGAGCGATGAGGAGACGCTTCGTGTGACAGCTGCTGAAGCGTATGGCTGGTATGTTAAAGAGGTCTTTGGACTGACTCCTGTAGAACAAGGAGAGCATCTGTGGACCACGTGGAATGGTAAGCGAGTGATCGCAGGAACGGAAGGCTCCTTAAAGGTGATGGAATCCGCAACTCCTGCATCTAACGTCACAGACTCCGACCGTACGACTTTCCGTATTGAGACGGTATCGGATGGCTTAGCGGAAGCGATAACCGCTGCGCAAGCGGCAGATACAGCGATTGTATTCGTTGGAAATCACCCGCTCATTAACGGAAAGGAAGAGAATGATCGCCCAGGCTTGGAACTGGCTGCTTCCCAGCAGCGACTTATCGAGGAAGTATATCGCGTCAATCCGAATACGATTGTGGTTCTGACGGGCAGCTATCCTTTTGCGATTCCTTGGCTTCAAGAGCATATTCCAGCGATCGTATATACGTCTCATGCGGGACAAGAGCATGGTACAGCCATAGCGGATGTATTGTTTGGAGATTACGCACCCGCAGGGCGTCTGAACATGACCTGGGTTCAGAACGAGGATCAATTGGGTGATATCAGGGATTATGATATTATTCGTGGCGGTCGTACCTATCAATATTTTGAAGGTGAACCGTTATATCCATTTGGACACGGGCTAACGTATTCGCCATTTGAATATAGTGATCTGCATACAGACGCCCATAAGGATAACGTTAAATCTATGGCTACACTTGACGCCGCAGATACTATCCAGGTGTGGGTAGATGTGACGAATCGAGGGGAAGCTGCTGGCGAAGAGGTTGTACAACTGTATGTACGCTCTGAAGCCTCGCGCGTAAAGCGCCCGTTGAAGACACTGTGTGGATTTCAACGCATTCGCTTGGAGCCAGGTGAGACGCGAACGGTCTCTTTTACGGTTCGGGTAAAGGATTGGGCGATTTGGGATGTCACACGGGATTGTTATTGCGTTGAATCGGGTGAATATACACTGCTGGCAGGTGCCTCCTCAGCAGATATTCGATTGGAGCATCCTGTGTATGTACGAGGTGAAGTTATTCCACCACGGCAAGCTGGACCAAGGATACGAGCTGAAAACTTTGATGATTGCTTCGACATCCTGCTGGATGAAAGCAAGGAGCAAAAGGAGGCTTGTGTACGTCCGCGTTCAGCGCAACGTTCTGGTTGGATTGCTTTTCATGGCGTAGACATGAATACGGTGAGTGTAGCCGAGTTTCAGTGCCGTGTGTCAGGCAACAGCAGTGATGCAGCCATTGAACTGCATTTGGATGGGCCAGACAGCCAAGCTGTGGCACGCATCAATGTGGGCAATACAGGAGGGGCACAAGCATGGGTGACACTCTCGGAAAAGGTACAGTCAGCCTCCGGCATCCGGGATGTTTATCTGTCACTTAGTGGAGAAGTACGACTAGGTCATTTTACTTTGGGCGCTAGGGATCCAGAGGGTTCCGGCTTTCAGGCTTGA
- a CDS encoding anaerobic ribonucleoside triphosphate reductase, which produces MKVLEEHQLYDIGERVIGAQDLDMLRENANLNGESFSGKMSKLGSEYAKWYARLRVLPPELTDAIDHGYVYVHDLDQYALGTTNCIFIPFGRLLQDGFNTGNGSVRTPQTIMSAMALVAIIFQSQQNSQFGGVSANKIDWDLAPYVARSFRKHLRKGLRLFKEEIDSNWSDDELHLANTHLQEVCPRSYSFACEETETETRQAAESLIHNLNTMSSRAGGQIPFTSLNYGMCTSAEGRLVSQSLLEATIRGLGSGETPIFPQHIFQCKKGVNQAEGDVNYDLFLKAVECSSKRMYPNFVNVDATFNLPFYRADDPDTIIATMGCRTRTISDRFGRNRQSGKGNLSFNTINLVRLGIEYGICTGKRLTPDRDRFDARLEEVMRIAVDGLIHRYHIQTSQPAKASDFMMREGVWEGGKELAPDEKVGSVLKHGTLSIGFIGLAECMKALYGKHHGEDDFVYREAQRIITSMRVYCDRMSEHHNLNITLFATPAEGLSGKFTLLDQRDFGVIPEVNDREYYTNSFHIPVYYKLPAARKISLEAPFHNLCNAGAISYIELDGNARNNPDAFLKIVQYALHQNIGYFSINHPVDRCTECGYEGIIGTSCPQCGTDEEHTHFQRLRRVTGYLTGDYTVRFNAAKQAEVRDRVKHK; this is translated from the coding sequence ATGAAGGTGCTGGAGGAACATCAATTATACGACATCGGTGAGCGAGTCATTGGGGCACAAGATCTGGACATGCTGCGGGAGAATGCAAATTTAAATGGAGAATCGTTCAGCGGCAAAATGAGCAAGCTTGGCTCGGAATATGCCAAATGGTATGCGCGCCTGCGTGTACTTCCGCCTGAATTAACAGACGCGATTGACCATGGATATGTATATGTTCACGATTTGGACCAATATGCGCTCGGAACTACAAATTGTATCTTTATCCCATTTGGTCGTTTGCTACAAGACGGTTTCAATACAGGCAATGGCTCTGTACGCACACCGCAAACAATTATGTCTGCTATGGCACTGGTCGCCATCATATTCCAGTCTCAACAAAATAGCCAATTTGGTGGTGTCTCTGCCAATAAAATAGATTGGGATCTAGCTCCATACGTTGCTCGTTCCTTCCGCAAGCACCTGCGCAAAGGACTCCGGTTGTTCAAGGAAGAAATAGACTCCAACTGGTCTGATGACGAACTGCATTTAGCCAATACCCATTTGCAAGAAGTCTGCCCTCGTTCATACTCATTTGCCTGTGAGGAAACGGAAACAGAAACCCGGCAGGCCGCCGAGTCGCTCATTCATAACCTGAACACGATGAGCAGTCGGGCAGGGGGGCAAATTCCGTTCACTTCACTGAATTACGGGATGTGTACGTCTGCTGAAGGTCGGCTTGTTTCGCAATCGCTGCTGGAAGCCACGATTCGCGGACTGGGCAGCGGGGAAACTCCTATTTTCCCACAACATATTTTCCAATGTAAAAAAGGAGTCAACCAGGCAGAAGGCGATGTCAACTACGATTTGTTCTTAAAAGCGGTAGAATGCTCCAGTAAGCGGATGTATCCCAACTTTGTGAATGTGGATGCTACCTTCAATCTGCCTTTTTACCGCGCAGATGACCCGGATACCATCATTGCCACGATGGGCTGCCGTACCCGTACCATTTCTGACCGTTTCGGCAGAAACCGCCAGAGCGGCAAGGGCAATCTCTCATTTAATACTATTAATCTGGTACGGCTCGGGATTGAATATGGTATTTGCACAGGCAAGCGTCTGACACCTGACCGTGACCGCTTTGACGCGAGACTGGAAGAGGTTATGCGAATTGCAGTGGACGGTCTAATCCATCGCTATCATATCCAGACCAGCCAGCCAGCCAAAGCCTCGGACTTTATGATGCGCGAAGGGGTATGGGAAGGCGGAAAAGAACTGGCACCTGATGAGAAGGTGGGAAGCGTCCTAAAGCACGGTACGCTTTCGATCGGATTTATCGGGCTGGCTGAGTGTATGAAAGCATTATACGGAAAACACCACGGAGAGGATGATTTTGTATACCGTGAAGCACAGCGAATCATCACCTCCATGCGCGTGTATTGTGATCGAATGAGTGAACACCACAATCTAAATATTACATTGTTCGCGACACCTGCCGAAGGGTTGTCGGGCAAGTTCACATTGCTGGACCAACGTGACTTCGGAGTTATTCCTGAGGTCAATGACCGGGAATATTACACGAATTCCTTTCATATTCCGGTGTATTACAAGCTCCCGGCTGCTCGTAAAATCAGCTTGGAGGCTCCGTTCCATAATCTATGTAATGCGGGTGCAATTTCATACATTGAGCTGGACGGTAATGCGCGGAATAACCCGGATGCGTTTCTTAAAATTGTTCAATACGCGCTGCATCAGAACATTGGCTACTTCTCCATCAACCATCCGGTGGATCGTTGTACGGAATGCGGCTATGAAGGGATTATCGGGACAAGCTGTCCTCAATGCGGTACAGATGAGGAACACACGCACTTTCAGCGTTTACGTCGGGTAACCGGATATCTGACAGGTGATTATACCGTTCGTTTTAATGCTGCCAAGCAAGCCGAAGTTCGCGACCGGGTGAAGCATAAGTGA
- a CDS encoding spore germination protein — MIRYPYRKHNRKSGVDKKNGNSPRYLKIEACLETNLQQVKELTSDSPDFLIRRFKVGLRADVPAAIVFLDSMAKTDTVNELIMKSMLSRPSAEVAVEVESAEALYTKIQSHALALGEVKDCDDWNSMMKQLLMGDTIILLEGCEKAIACGTRGGETRAVSEPTTQTVVRGPKDGFVESLFTNISLVRRRIKSSDLTLEMFQVGSTSLTNVAMLYMKNIANPRVVEEVRKRIESINIDAIFESGMVEEMIQENHFTPFPTIFNTERPDTISSNIMEGRVALIIDGNPFVLVMPTVFAQFFQNSSDYEERYDMATVVRLIRYISFIILILGPSLYIALTTYHYEMIPTPLLISILAQRESVPFPAFLEALILEITFEILREAGIRMPRAGGQTVSVIGALVLGQAAVEAGIVTPLLTIVVALTGIASFAIPAYNMAVAGRLCRFIFMILSAFMGLYGITLGLIALIAHMNSLSSFGVPYMAPFSPFVLESQKDAVLRLPFWMMKKRPKSITSKNQKRMKDGSGNSPSDKTTPMQEGGNQGVSGEEE; from the coding sequence ATGATTCGCTATCCCTATCGCAAACATAATAGAAAATCGGGTGTGGATAAGAAGAATGGAAATTCTCCGCGCTATTTAAAAATCGAGGCTTGTTTGGAAACCAACTTGCAGCAAGTTAAGGAGTTGACGTCAGATAGCCCAGACTTTCTGATTCGCCGCTTTAAAGTGGGCCTTAGGGCGGATGTCCCCGCCGCTATTGTGTTTCTAGATAGTATGGCCAAAACGGATACGGTGAATGAACTCATCATGAAATCCATGCTTAGCCGCCCATCTGCTGAGGTAGCTGTGGAGGTGGAGAGCGCAGAGGCGCTGTACACAAAAATACAGAGTCACGCGCTTGCACTTGGAGAAGTGAAGGACTGTGATGATTGGAATTCCATGATGAAGCAATTGTTAATGGGGGACACAATCATCTTATTGGAAGGCTGCGAAAAAGCCATTGCGTGCGGTACACGTGGGGGAGAGACACGCGCTGTCAGCGAGCCAACAACCCAGACAGTCGTCAGAGGACCAAAAGATGGATTTGTGGAATCTCTGTTCACGAATATTTCTCTGGTTCGGCGACGGATTAAAAGCTCTGATCTTACACTGGAAATGTTTCAAGTGGGAAGCACGTCTCTCACGAATGTGGCCATGCTATACATGAAGAATATTGCGAATCCACGTGTCGTAGAGGAGGTTCGTAAACGGATAGAAAGCATCAACATTGACGCTATATTTGAGTCCGGCATGGTTGAGGAGATGATACAAGAAAATCATTTCACACCCTTCCCAACGATCTTTAACACGGAAAGACCTGATACCATCAGCAGCAATATTATGGAGGGCCGAGTGGCGCTTATTATAGACGGAAATCCGTTTGTATTGGTGATGCCCACAGTGTTTGCTCAATTTTTCCAGAACTCTTCGGATTATGAAGAGCGTTACGATATGGCGACTGTTGTTCGGCTCATTAGATATATCAGCTTCATTATTCTTATTCTAGGGCCTTCTCTCTACATTGCTTTAACAACATATCATTATGAAATGATACCGACTCCATTGCTGATTAGCATATTAGCTCAGCGGGAATCCGTTCCTTTTCCGGCATTTCTAGAGGCGTTAATTCTGGAGATCACCTTTGAGATTTTGCGTGAGGCAGGTATCCGAATGCCGCGTGCGGGTGGCCAAACGGTATCCGTTATAGGAGCGCTTGTGCTGGGTCAAGCGGCTGTGGAAGCCGGAATTGTCACCCCGCTACTCACGATTGTAGTAGCCCTGACGGGGATAGCCAGTTTCGCAATCCCAGCCTACAACATGGCAGTAGCCGGGAGATTGTGCCGATTTATTTTCATGATCCTGTCTGCGTTCATGGGCCTATACGGCATTACATTGGGGCTGATTGCGCTAATTGCTCATATGAACAGTCTGAGTTCCTTCGGGGTGCCCTACATGGCGCCTTTTAGTCCTTTTGTGCTGGAGAGTCAAAAGGATGCCGTATTGCGACTCCCATTCTGGATGATGAAGAAACGTCCTAAAAGCATTACGTCTAAGAACCAGAAACGAATGAAGGATGGAAGCGGAAATTCCCCTTCGGATAAAACCACGCCGATGCAGGAGGGGGGCAATCAGGGTGTATCAGGGGAAGAGGAATGA
- a CDS encoding diguanylate cyclase, with translation MFSTFFVNTCILVTFLYITGLVSQRYKIRLHTLTHKVHWIGGALFGCYGIVIMYYSIPVGFNTIADLRHLAIVATATYIGAPAALMATLFICLGRLLLFGINTQAIVGAIFILLAGLGCAVLSHLSWSRLPKLIMMNVFALGIIFCPLMINLKNLDDVLHVYPLQFFISMVGGCLLYLIAESINTSNELLLRLEHTSYTDHLTNLSNRRQLEFSLEEQLPQARQRHEHLSVLVLDIDHFKKVNDTYGHAAGDTVLRQLGQILMEKCRTNDVVTRSGGEEFTVLLPNCAFRQALRIANQILSGVNQYEFVLADGLILKVTVSIGVTTFPGTGEDISGAALLEQADKALYEAKKAGRNRVCSYEI, from the coding sequence TTGTTTAGTACGTTTTTTGTAAATACCTGTATCCTTGTCACCTTTTTGTACATAACCGGTCTTGTTTCACAAAGGTATAAAATCCGTCTACACACCTTAACGCATAAGGTACATTGGATTGGTGGCGCTCTTTTTGGGTGCTATGGCATTGTTATCATGTACTACTCCATTCCAGTAGGATTTAATACCATCGCTGATCTTCGACATCTGGCTATCGTAGCTACCGCAACTTATATCGGCGCCCCAGCTGCGCTTATGGCAACGCTTTTTATATGTTTAGGCAGACTATTGCTGTTTGGTATCAACACTCAAGCCATCGTAGGCGCCATTTTTATACTGCTCGCTGGTCTGGGGTGTGCTGTACTGTCACATTTGTCCTGGTCGCGTTTACCCAAGCTGATTATGATGAATGTTTTTGCTTTGGGCATTATATTCTGTCCCCTTATGATAAATTTGAAAAATCTCGATGATGTTCTGCACGTGTATCCGCTCCAATTCTTCATTTCCATGGTCGGCGGATGTCTTCTGTACCTCATTGCTGAATCTATCAACACATCCAATGAGCTGTTACTTCGACTGGAGCATACCTCCTACACAGACCATCTCACTAATTTAAGCAATAGAAGACAGCTTGAGTTCTCATTGGAAGAACAGCTCCCTCAAGCTCGTCAACGTCATGAGCACTTATCTGTACTGGTGTTGGATATTGATCACTTCAAGAAAGTCAACGATACCTACGGACATGCCGCAGGCGATACAGTGCTGCGTCAGCTTGGGCAGATTTTAATGGAAAAGTGCCGTACTAATGATGTAGTCACCCGCAGCGGGGGAGAAGAATTCACCGTACTATTGCCGAATTGTGCTTTTCGGCAAGCACTACGCATAGCTAATCAGATTCTTAGCGGAGTAAATCAGTACGAGTTTGTTTTAGCGGACGGACTTATTCTTAAAGTTACCGTGTCCATCGGCGTGACCACCTTCCCTGGTACAGGAGAAGATATATCCGGAGCAGCCCTGCTGGAACAGGCGGATAAAGCACTATATGAAGCTAAAAAAGCAGGACGTAATCGGGTTTGCTCCTATGAAATATAA
- a CDS encoding Rrf2 family transcriptional regulator gives MNNEKRLRTATPKWLGIAVKALVYLEKHGELCASGSIARSIDCEVTLVRRVLTRLVQADLIAAREGREGGYVLTRSADHITLADIYHAIEICDPIFPGMMHEPETNPFCGELAIAVSEILAESERRMLEVWESHTLASLAKRTSLVVGNCNHTEDKDAKSPSPRD, from the coding sequence TTGAATAATGAAAAAAGACTACGCACCGCAACGCCCAAATGGCTTGGAATTGCGGTAAAGGCGCTTGTCTATTTAGAAAAACACGGAGAGCTTTGTGCCAGCGGTTCTATTGCCCGCTCCATTGATTGCGAGGTCACTTTGGTGCGCAGAGTGCTGACACGGCTTGTGCAGGCTGATTTGATTGCAGCACGTGAAGGGCGCGAGGGAGGTTATGTGCTTACCCGTTCGGCGGATCATATTACACTTGCTGATATATACCACGCCATTGAAATATGTGATCCCATTTTCCCGGGGATGATGCATGAACCGGAGACGAACCCTTTTTGCGGGGAGTTGGCGATCGCCGTATCTGAGATTTTAGCTGAGAGTGAACGTCGTATGCTGGAAGTATGGGAATCTCATACGCTTGCTTCGCTCGCCAAGCGTACATCACTTGTGGTGGGGAATTGCAATCATACTGAAGATAAGGATGCCAAGTCACCTTCCCCAAGGGATTAA
- a CDS encoding AbrB/MazE/SpoVT family DNA-binding domain-containing protein codes for MKNTGMTRPLDQLGRIVLPKEMRTTMDINIGDSLEFFVDEEGFVLRKYTGVSCKFCGAVDHLTYFRDSFICADCIQLLKNDEHVHATSNDAIQAQEHTKSNQANTTWQPKHSRVQQGEMVKKLRKLIQEHPNLPQKVYAEMLDISQGRVSQLKKLL; via the coding sequence ATGAAAAATACCGGAATGACACGGCCTCTGGATCAGCTGGGGCGAATTGTACTCCCTAAGGAAATGCGCACCACTATGGATATCAATATCGGTGATTCGCTTGAATTCTTCGTAGATGAAGAAGGATTTGTATTAAGGAAATACACGGGTGTCTCCTGCAAATTTTGCGGCGCAGTGGATCATTTAACTTATTTTCGGGACAGCTTTATTTGCGCTGATTGCATCCAGTTATTAAAGAACGATGAACATGTACATGCCACAAGCAATGATGCCATCCAGGCTCAAGAACATACCAAATCGAACCAAGCCAACACTACCTGGCAGCCCAAGCATTCCAGAGTGCAACAAGGTGAAATGGTAAAAAAGCTCCGCAAGCTGATTCAGGAACATCCGAACCTGCCACAAAAAGTGTATGCAGAAATGCTCGATATTTCCCAAGGCCGTGTGTCCCAACTGAAAAAGCTGCTCTAA
- a CDS encoding Ger(x)C family spore germination protein — MVLLLFAPLLSSCWDSVELNQRAVVAGIGIDMAGESEYEVSLQVIVADEIAGAKARGDTPVVLYREKGKSLFQAIRKASQRIPRTISLAHARLVVIGEKLARHGIGDTLDFLERYTETRLTMKMLIARGETGKDVLATMTAIGRIPANDISGKLELSQNLYAGDYAVSVDDVIRSMSSKGSGPVLTGVEVSGNLEQASRKDNVDNVLPEAVVHINGMGVFQKDRLVRWLDDGQAVGLSLINNKVKSAETTMSCDKKGETVSIETLFSKTHIDSQMERGEPVFVIHLKQTGAIQEAECSINLKSSEVIKRLQEQWAEETKRVILSTVKEVQRTGSDVFGLGLALERRYPKQWKRLSSDWSRYFAESTVRVQVTSVLKHTQSRTNPYSRGEAD; from the coding sequence TTGGTCTTGCTTCTGTTCGCTCCATTGTTATCCAGTTGCTGGGATTCTGTGGAGTTGAACCAGCGAGCCGTAGTAGCGGGAATAGGAATTGATATGGCGGGGGAGTCAGAATATGAGGTCTCCCTGCAGGTGATCGTGGCAGATGAAATCGCTGGAGCCAAAGCGAGAGGAGATACCCCTGTCGTTTTGTATCGGGAAAAGGGCAAAAGTCTGTTTCAAGCGATTCGCAAAGCTTCACAGAGGATCCCACGGACTATTTCTCTGGCGCATGCTAGATTGGTCGTCATCGGAGAAAAGCTGGCACGGCATGGAATTGGCGATACGCTGGATTTTCTGGAAAGGTATACGGAAACCCGTCTGACGATGAAAATGCTGATAGCACGCGGTGAAACTGGAAAGGATGTACTGGCAACCATGACTGCGATCGGCCGCATTCCCGCTAATGATATTTCAGGAAAGCTGGAATTATCTCAAAATTTGTACGCTGGGGATTACGCGGTGAGTGTCGATGATGTCATTCGCAGCATGTCCAGTAAAGGGAGTGGTCCTGTGCTTACGGGCGTAGAGGTGAGCGGCAATTTGGAGCAGGCCTCACGGAAGGACAATGTGGACAATGTCTTACCGGAAGCAGTTGTTCACATTAATGGGATGGGAGTATTCCAAAAAGATCGTCTTGTCCGCTGGTTGGACGATGGCCAAGCAGTTGGACTGTCTTTGATTAATAACAAAGTGAAAAGTGCGGAAACAACAATGAGTTGTGATAAGAAAGGGGAAACCGTTAGTATTGAAACCTTGTTCTCTAAAACCCATATAGACAGTCAGATGGAGCGAGGTGAGCCTGTTTTTGTAATTCATTTGAAGCAGACCGGAGCAATACAGGAAGCTGAATGTTCCATTAACCTGAAAAGTTCAGAGGTTATCAAACGATTGCAGGAGCAATGGGCAGAGGAAACGAAACGCGTCATTTTATCAACCGTCAAAGAGGTTCAGCGTACTGGCAGCGATGTGTTCGGCTTAGGTCTTGCACTTGAGAGGAGATACCCAAAACAATGGAAAAGGCTCTCTTCCGATTGGAGCCGTTATTTTGCAGAAAGCACCGTTCGTGTTCAGGTGACTTCGGTATTGAAGCATACACAGTCGCGAACCAACCCGTACTCAAGGGGAGAAGCCGACTAG
- the nrdG gene encoding anaerobic ribonucleoside-triphosphate reductase activating protein translates to MNLCGYIPESLNEGYGLRTVVFISGCRHACPGCFNPASWNFRAGEPFTPERQQEVIRDIMDNPLLDGLTLCGGDPFFSAAECSQFVRDFRAACPDRTVWAYTGFVYEDLLMDQERQELALLCDVIVDGRFVEQQKDLTLPFRGSRNQRLVDVKASTQAGYTVSLA, encoded by the coding sequence GTGAATTTGTGCGGCTATATTCCAGAATCTCTGAATGAAGGATACGGCCTGCGCACCGTTGTATTCATTAGTGGTTGCCGCCATGCCTGTCCCGGCTGCTTTAATCCAGCTTCGTGGAACTTCCGCGCAGGGGAGCCATTCACGCCCGAGCGTCAACAGGAGGTCATCCGTGATATCATGGATAATCCGCTGTTGGACGGATTGACTCTCTGCGGGGGAGACCCTTTTTTCTCAGCAGCAGAATGCTCGCAATTTGTACGTGACTTCCGCGCGGCTTGTCCCGACCGAACCGTCTGGGCCTACACAGGCTTTGTCTACGAAGATCTGCTCATGGATCAGGAGCGACAGGAGCTGGCGCTATTGTGTGACGTGATTGTAGATGGCCGTTTTGTTGAACAGCAAAAAGATCTGACCCTCCCCTTTCGGGGCAGCCGTAATCAGCGCCTGGTAGATGTGAAAGCCAGTACTCAAGCAGGTTACACCGTTTCGTTAGCTTAA